The Bos javanicus breed banteng chromosome 21, ARS-OSU_banteng_1.0, whole genome shotgun sequence genome includes a region encoding these proteins:
- the LOC133234152 gene encoding endogenous retrovirus group K member 19 Gag polyprotein-like, translating to MERPLKISTGKSFRHLIGVKMGNVESAEHYCPYICLLRQLLKVGGVSISEGQLLELLQAVDKYCCWFPSIGTLVLKAWEKIGAELKKEYAKGTPLPVSIWSTWALIKSVLELLQTSDSSDESDDDSFEKPQSPEYVKPEGKGKPSAKPAPSAPKEGDEGFFSPPPSHCSPSLPPAFAGNIFSRESMPTPRLSSIQKGILQAQREGDLEAFCTTSPMTIHESIALGVDPNNPNGVYEAVREPFPFKILKELKQAIQNYGVNSPFTVEIVQSVAEGNRLIPADWLALAKTVLTPGEFRQFRTWWQDHAETLAAHNQTHNIPISLEQLMGIGPWGRVQDQIRMNDQAIKQLRSCCLRAWEKIESISQTSVSFQKVVQGPKEPYTEFIARLQEAISQQVTDAKAADILLQLLAYDNANIDCKKVMNAFKGKASLNDYVKLCQGVGTESFKGDLLAQAMARLQLPKFPSTCFNCGKPGHTRVECKFKKGNFQKGNSQKGNVPSLCPKCKKGNHWANQCRSKFHKDGTPLLGNGSQGKLPAPSNKGACPVQTPQVSSPTTPASNNNGQNCGDPRTKEQMKPRRVLQCRNGKTRPLSSFPPPSCNY from the coding sequence ATGGAGCGGCCTCTGAAAATCTCCACTGGTAAGTCTTTCAGGCATTTAATCGGGGTTAAAATGGGAAATGTTGAGAGTGCAGAACACTACTGCCCGTATATTTGTTTATTAAGACAGCTCTTGAAAGTGGGAGGAGTTTCTATTAGTGAAGGGCAATTATTAGAATTGTTACAAGCAGTGGATAAATACTGCTGCTGGTTCCCATCAATAGGGACCTTAGTTTTAAAAGCCTGGGAAAAGATTGGAGCTGAGTTAAAGAAAGAATATGCGAAAGGAACTCCGCTCCCTGTTTCTATTTGGAGTACGTGGGCATTAATTAAGTCAGTACTGGAACTTTTACAGACTTCTGATTCTTCTGATGAAAGTGATgatgactcttttgaaaagcCTCAAAGTCCAGAGTATGTGAAGCCAGAGGGAAAGGGCAAGCCATCTGCAAAACCCGCTCCCTCAGCTCCCAAGGAGGGTGATGAGGGATTTttttctccacctccttcccACTGTTCTCCATCCCTACCACCTGCTTTTGCAGGAAACATTTTCAGTCGAGAGTCTATGCCCACTCCTCGCCTTTCATCCATACAGAAAGGAATTTTACAAGCACAACGGGAAGGAGATTTAGAGGCTTTTTGTACTACCTCTCCTATGACTATTCATGAGAGTATAGCTCTTGGTGTTGATCCTAACAACCCTAATGGAGTCTATGAGGCTGTTCGTGagccttttccttttaaaatcctaaaggaattaAAACAAGCAATACAAAATTATGGTGTAAATTCCCCGTTCACGGTAGAAATAGTTCAGAGTGTGGCAGAGGGCAATCGCCTCATTCCAGCAGATTGGTTGGCATTAGCAAAAACAGTCTTGACCCCAGGGGAGTTTCGTCAGTTTAGAACTTGGTGGCAGGATCATGCTGAGACTCTGGCTGCACACAATCAGACTCATAATATCCCTATTTCCTTGGAACAACTTATGGGGATAGGTCCATGGGGGAGAGTGCAAGATCAAATACGTATGAATGATCAAGCCATAAAACAATTGCGAAGCTGTTGCTTGAGGGCCTGGGAGAAAATAGAGTCAATAAGCCAGACTTCTGTTTCCTTTCAAAAAGTTGTCCAGGGGCCTAAGGAGCCCTATACTGAATTTATTGCCCGATTACAAGAGGCAATCTCCCAGCAAGTCACAGATGCCAAGGCAGCAGACATCTTATTACAATTGTTGGCTTACGATAATGCTAACATTGATTGCAAAAAAGTAATGAACGCTTTCAAAGGAAAAGCTAGTTTAAATGATTATGTTAAGCTATGCCAGGGAGTGGGAACCGAATCCTTTAAAGGGGATTTATTAGCTCAAGCTATGGCTAGATTACAACTTCCTAAATTCCCCAGCACTTGTTTTAATTGTGGGAAACCTGGACATACTAGGGTTGAATGTAAGTTCAAAAAAGGGAACTTTCAAAAAGGTAATTCACAAAAGGGGAATGTCCCCAGCCTCTGCCCAAAatgtaaaaaaggaaatcattggGCAAATCAATGTCGTTCTAAATTTCATAAGGATGGCACCCCCCTTTTGGGAAACGGCTCCCAGGGCAAGCTCCCAGCCCCATCAAACAAGGGAGCCTGTCCTGTTCAGACTCCACAGGTGTCTTCCCCAACTACTCCTGCCAGCAACAATAACGGTCAGAAttgtggtgacccaaggacgaAAGAGCAGatgaaaccaaggagggtcttgcaatgcaggaatggaaaaaccagacccttgtcgtctttccctcccccttcttgtaactattaa
- the LOC133234156 gene encoding myeloid-associated differentiation marker-like, translated as MSTGRTSPEKCGLYIVFSCLRMPQLVCIISAFFVVLDMGIRCGDISSWIMFSWCFCIIGTLIIVILELYRFPTDFPFCWYNFSITYACYAALICLSASIFYPVTYIKFLPYDATRNRAIAATVFSCIACVVYVMEVACVWECYKLKEIPCFVHTMPGLLKVLETFVACVIFAFLSNTSLYIDQPALEWCVAVYSICFILAVLAMLMDREEWENRLPISFPVFHLGLNLLSILLHFTALVLWLLYQFDEKYGGQPQQSSDVNCIDRTTHGMCAWEQRLAVAVLTAANLLTYMADLGYWAHQVSVGTGGQPTDS; from the coding sequence ATGTCCACCGGTAGGACATCCCCAGAAAAGTGTGGCTTGTACATTGTGTTCAGCTGCCTCCGCATGCCACAGCTGGTCTGCATCATCTCGGCTTTCTTCGTAGTGCTCGACATGGGGATTCGATGTGGGGACATAAGTAGCTGGATCATGTTCAGCTGGTGCTTCTGTATCATCGGTACGCTCATCATCGTCATACTGGAATTATATAGGTTCCCGACCGACTTTCCTTTCTGCTGGTACAACTTCTCCATCACCTATGCCTGCTATGCTGCCCTTATCTGCCTCTCAGCCTCCATCTTCTACCCCGTCACCTACATCAAGTTCTTGCCTTATGATGCCACCCGAAACCGGGCCATTGCTGCCACTGTGTTCTCCTGCATCGCATGTGTGGTTTATGTCATGGAAGTGGCCTGCGTATGGGAATGCTACAAGCTCAAGGAGATCCCCTGCTTCGTGCACACCATGCCAGGCCTGCTGAAGGTGCTGGAGACCTTTGTGGCCTGTGTTATCTTTGCCTTCCTCAGCAACACCTCCCTGTACATAGACCAGCCAGCCCTGGAGTGGTGCGTGGCCGTGTATTCCATCTGCTTCATCCTGGCAGTTCTGGCCATGCTGATGGACCGGGAAGAATGGGAGAACAGGCTGCCCATCTCCTTCCCTGTTTTTCATCTGGGACTGAACTTGCTGTCTATCCTCCTCCACTTCACTGCTCTGGTCCTCTGGCTGCTCTACCAGTTTGATGAGAAGTATGGCGGGCAGCCCCAGCAGTCCAGCGATGTGAACTGCATTGATAGAACTACCCACGGCATGTGCGCCTGGGAGCAGCGCCTGGCTGTGGCCGTCCTGACAGCCGCCAACCTGCTGACTTACATGGCCGACCTGGGGTACTGGGCCCACCAGGTTTCTGTAGGGACTGGGGGTCAACCCACAGACTCCTGA